One Actinomyces respiraculi DNA window includes the following coding sequences:
- a CDS encoding ABC transporter permease, with the protein MSEGSFPAWLERVGAWSSQTVTERQLAALSPVGTRPSLPVYLARLWQRRHFIWADARARALGSQRGTMLGNVWLIAKPMLDALVFFVIFGVLLQTSRGIENFIGYLIIGVTLFPALQRAVTGGAQVIHNGRRMIRGFTFPRAVLPVAYTLRSAIDTLPSLIAVLILVAVTPPHAWPTWRWLLIIPIFILQFLFSLGLTFVVARITTLLPDMRNIWPFLTQFWFYGSGVFFSYERFIDHPVVLAFMDWNPGYLILTMYRDCILYATVPDSRSWTILLMWSLGMLVTGFVFFWVKEESYGAER; encoded by the coding sequence ATGAGCGAGGGATCGTTCCCTGCATGGCTGGAGCGAGTCGGCGCCTGGAGCTCGCAGACCGTGACGGAGCGCCAGCTGGCAGCCCTCTCCCCCGTGGGCACGCGCCCGTCGCTGCCGGTCTACCTGGCGCGGCTGTGGCAGCGTCGGCACTTCATCTGGGCGGACGCACGCGCTCGTGCGCTGGGCTCGCAGCGTGGCACGATGCTCGGCAACGTGTGGCTCATCGCCAAGCCGATGTTGGACGCCCTGGTCTTCTTCGTCATCTTCGGCGTGCTGCTGCAGACGTCACGCGGTATCGAGAATTTCATCGGTTATCTCATCATCGGTGTCACGCTCTTCCCCGCGCTGCAGCGGGCCGTGACTGGCGGCGCGCAGGTGATTCACAATGGTCGGCGCATGATCCGCGGCTTCACATTCCCGCGTGCGGTGCTGCCGGTGGCCTACACGCTGCGCAGCGCGATCGACACCCTGCCGTCGTTGATCGCCGTGCTGATCCTTGTCGCGGTGACGCCCCCACATGCGTGGCCGACGTGGAGATGGCTGCTCATCATCCCGATCTTCATCCTGCAGTTCCTCTTCAGCCTGGGGCTCACCTTTGTCGTGGCTCGTATCACGACCCTGTTGCCGGATATGCGCAACATCTGGCCGTTCCTCACCCAGTTCTGGTTCTACGGCTCGGGCGTCTTCTTCTCCTACGAGCGGTTCATCGACCACCCTGTGGTACTGGCCTTCATGGACTGGAACCCCGGCTACCTCATCCTCACGATGTACCGGGACTGCATCTTGTACGCGACCGTGCCCGACTCGCGCTCGTGGACGATCCTGTTGATGTGGAGCCT
- a CDS encoding glycosyltransferase, whose product MPDLQLVRNVSLLVDTALRHLLEDPLLLAVQSARRLPRGARGGVARLVGAGAAPTSVRRALSEFLVDRREQSRLSLAGSAPASDVGRRLAAELAVQLGDVALAYADDLPVQVRARELWSRGHASAALTLLDGVVQARAQRARLRGELALMSPGFRLPVPSPSPTWAGPTAGAHPRVLHVLTNSLPRTQSGYAVRSHALLRAQLQAGVEVRALTRVGYPVTVGLVSARGVDVVDGIEYHRLLPGRLAPTPAARLVQMTQLVARQVEELRPDVLHTTTDFHNALVTQAVAEGFGLPWVYEMRGVLEQTWVASRPQEKQKEALSSQRFRLLRAKETEMALAADAVVVLSQVQKEDLVERGVPARRITVVPNAVEDEVVEVSALKPAAARAHLGLPADGYWAGSVSSLVDYEGFDVLLEAVARCRAEGVDLRCLLVGDGVSRPALEARAAALGLGEDVCVLPGRVPPQEAVAWYQALDVFCVPRRDTPVCRSVTPMKPLTAMALGRPVVVSDLPALREVAAYSDGECFEPGDAAALASVLAGAARRTDSTRPHGHNDLPRWSRNGQINAALYEELR is encoded by the coding sequence GTGCCTGACCTGCAACTGGTGCGCAATGTGTCCCTGTTGGTGGACACGGCGCTGCGACACCTGTTAGAGGACCCGCTGTTGCTGGCGGTGCAGTCGGCGCGTCGTCTGCCCCGTGGGGCACGCGGGGGTGTGGCCCGTCTCGTGGGGGCGGGTGCGGCGCCGACCTCGGTTCGCCGGGCTCTGTCCGAGTTCCTGGTGGACCGGCGCGAGCAGTCGCGCCTCTCGCTGGCAGGTTCCGCCCCGGCCTCGGACGTGGGCAGGCGGCTGGCCGCTGAGCTCGCGGTGCAGCTGGGTGACGTGGCGCTCGCCTACGCGGATGACCTGCCCGTGCAGGTGCGGGCCCGGGAGCTGTGGTCGCGTGGACACGCGTCCGCGGCGCTCACGTTGCTCGACGGCGTCGTCCAGGCGCGTGCTCAGCGGGCGCGTCTGCGCGGAGAGCTGGCACTCATGAGCCCGGGGTTCCGTCTTCCGGTCCCCTCGCCCTCTCCCACGTGGGCGGGGCCGACGGCGGGGGCACACCCACGGGTGCTGCACGTGCTGACGAACTCCCTGCCGCGCACGCAGTCGGGCTACGCGGTCCGTTCGCACGCGCTGCTGCGCGCGCAGCTCCAGGCGGGTGTCGAGGTACGTGCGCTCACGCGCGTGGGCTACCCGGTGACCGTGGGTCTCGTGAGCGCGCGCGGGGTCGACGTCGTCGACGGTATCGAGTACCACCGGCTCCTGCCGGGGCGCCTGGCGCCCACCCCGGCGGCCAGGCTCGTGCAGATGACGCAGCTGGTGGCACGCCAGGTCGAGGAACTGCGCCCCGACGTGCTGCACACGACGACGGACTTCCACAACGCACTGGTCACGCAGGCTGTCGCCGAGGGCTTCGGGCTGCCGTGGGTGTACGAGATGCGCGGGGTGCTAGAGCAGACGTGGGTGGCCTCGCGCCCGCAGGAGAAGCAGAAGGAGGCGCTGAGCTCACAGCGCTTCCGGCTGCTGCGCGCGAAGGAGACGGAGATGGCGCTGGCGGCGGACGCGGTCGTCGTTCTGTCGCAGGTGCAGAAGGAGGACCTGGTGGAGCGGGGCGTGCCCGCGCGGCGGATCACAGTGGTCCCCAATGCTGTGGAGGACGAGGTTGTCGAGGTGTCGGCGCTGAAGCCGGCAGCTGCGCGCGCTCACCTCGGTCTGCCTGCTGACGGGTACTGGGCGGGCAGCGTCTCCTCGCTCGTGGACTACGAGGGCTTTGACGTGCTGCTGGAAGCGGTGGCGCGCTGCCGGGCCGAGGGCGTCGACCTCCGTTGTCTCCTCGTGGGTGACGGGGTGAGCCGGCCGGCTCTGGAGGCTCGAGCGGCCGCGCTGGGTCTCGGCGAGGACGTGTGCGTGCTGCCCGGGCGGGTGCCGCCGCAGGAGGCGGTTGCCTGGTACCAGGCACTCGACGTGTTCTGCGTACCGCGCCGGGACACCCCGGTGTGCCGGTCCGTGACGCCGATGAAGCCGCTGACCGCGATGGCGTTGGGGCGGCCTGTGGTGGTGTCGGATCTTCCGGCCTTGCGAGAGGTCGCGGCGTACTCGGATGGTGAGTGCTTCGAGCCGGGTGACGCCGCCGCGCTGGCGTCGGTGCTCGCGGGAGCGGCACGCCGTACGGACAGCACGCGCCCCCACGGGCACAATGACCTTCCACGGTGGAGTCGCAACGGTCAGATCAACGCCGCCCTGTACGAGGAGCTGAGATGA
- a CDS encoding glycosyltransferase family 4 protein — protein MRILLLSHYWAPEVGAPQKRWQWLAQGLVERGHDLAVLTPAPHYPAGRVLDDDPRLAAGAIHRDASGAMVHRTAFHPYDSGLGGRGVDQAVAAASALRAGLERFYGPHRPDVVVGSVPGLPTLPAALAVGRALRRPVVAELRDAWPDILTSASSWADGATAPRVRRMAVSALTTLLPPAVTTLERSADAVVTTTESFAQVLRRRGARRVVTVRNAALSQDWHLPQVPLARHDGALHVLYLGTVGRAQGLVSAVRAAALAARAGTRVTLRIVGDGAQVEQVRAEALRLGAPVELWPPVAAHEVAEHYAWADSVLVSLEDWSAMGLTVPSKLYEVLGTGRHVSGAVAGEAASIIRHSLGGDVVAPQDPAALAALWGELAADRGRLTTAGAHDWLDAHVREETLVGRYECLLKEVAGA, from the coding sequence GTGAGGATCCTGCTGCTGTCGCACTACTGGGCTCCGGAGGTGGGGGCACCGCAGAAGCGGTGGCAGTGGCTTGCCCAGGGGCTGGTGGAGCGTGGTCACGATCTGGCTGTGCTGACTCCTGCGCCGCACTACCCGGCGGGCCGTGTGCTGGATGACGACCCCCGCCTGGCCGCGGGTGCGATCCACCGCGACGCCTCCGGCGCTATGGTGCACCGCACCGCTTTCCACCCGTATGACTCCGGCCTGGGAGGGCGCGGCGTCGACCAGGCGGTGGCGGCGGCGAGCGCGTTGCGCGCGGGGCTCGAGAGGTTTTACGGGCCGCACCGCCCGGACGTCGTCGTCGGCTCTGTCCCGGGGCTGCCCACGTTGCCGGCCGCCCTGGCTGTGGGCCGGGCGCTGCGCCGGCCGGTGGTGGCGGAGCTGCGCGACGCGTGGCCGGACATCCTCACCTCCGCCTCCTCATGGGCCGACGGCGCCACTGCTCCGAGGGTTCGCCGCATGGCCGTCTCCGCCCTGACGACGCTGCTGCCACCGGCCGTGACTACGCTGGAGCGCAGCGCCGACGCGGTGGTGACGACGACGGAGTCCTTCGCGCAGGTGCTTCGCCGACGCGGGGCACGGCGCGTGGTGACGGTGCGTAACGCGGCGCTCTCGCAGGACTGGCACCTGCCCCAGGTGCCTCTGGCCCGCCACGACGGCGCCCTGCATGTGCTGTACCTGGGCACGGTGGGCCGGGCCCAGGGTCTGGTCAGTGCGGTACGGGCAGCGGCCCTGGCGGCCAGGGCGGGCACCCGGGTGACCTTGAGGATTGTGGGCGACGGCGCGCAGGTGGAGCAGGTGCGCGCCGAGGCGCTGCGTCTGGGAGCGCCGGTTGAGCTGTGGCCGCCGGTGGCGGCCCATGAGGTGGCTGAGCACTACGCGTGGGCGGACTCGGTCCTCGTGTCCCTTGAGGACTGGTCGGCGATGGGGCTGACGGTCCCTTCGAAGCTGTATGAGGTTCTTGGGACCGGCCGTCATGTCAGTGGCGCGGTCGCCGGGGAGGCGGCGTCGATCATTCGTCACAGCCTGGGCGGCGACGTCGTTGCACCGCAGGACCCGGCGGCTCTGGCGGCCCTGTGGGGCGAGCTGGCTGCCGACCGGGGGCGGCTGACGACGGCCGGGGCGCACGACTGGCTTGACGCGCATGTGCGCGAGGAGACCCTGGTAGGTCGGTATGAGTGCCTGCTTAAGGAGGTGGCGGGTGCCTGA
- a CDS encoding glycosyl transferase family 4, with protein sequence MDGDGGDGMTVWWTVLVVGFVIAAAASAALTALLTPVLRRAGVVDVPGHRSLHHRPTPRGAGVALVLGAVAATAVTLVLTAGSQGPVLLMARIETVTLCVLFILAMTLVGLAEDLFSLPPSARLCLQIGLGLLMGLGVTWVTGAHLWWSLIVAGCAAGLVNVTNFMDGANGLAAGHAVVTGSWFVLVSVAHPVPGLGLVLVTVAGAAAGFLPFNVPRARLFLGDCGSYALGAAWSFAATMSLASAVPASVSVAPLLVLVADTGFTLFMRVRAGQRWYEPHRLHVYQRLVALGWPHWAVAGLVSAVAAACSLLAWGALTMNVQALGWVAMASLLLAYLRLPLWLGGEDPFRPTPAGVSR encoded by the coding sequence GTGGATGGAGACGGCGGCGACGGCATGACCGTGTGGTGGACCGTGCTCGTGGTGGGCTTCGTCATCGCTGCCGCGGCCAGTGCGGCACTGACCGCGCTACTGACGCCTGTCCTGCGCCGCGCGGGGGTGGTGGACGTCCCCGGGCATCGTTCCCTGCACCATCGTCCGACGCCCAGGGGCGCCGGCGTGGCACTGGTGTTGGGCGCCGTGGCGGCGACGGCGGTGACGTTGGTGCTCACGGCAGGCTCACAGGGCCCGGTCCTTCTCATGGCGCGCATCGAGACCGTCACGCTCTGTGTGCTCTTCATCCTGGCCATGACCCTCGTCGGCCTGGCAGAGGACCTGTTCTCCCTGCCGCCATCGGCTCGCCTGTGCCTTCAGATCGGATTGGGCCTTCTCATGGGGCTGGGGGTCACGTGGGTGACGGGCGCACACCTGTGGTGGTCCCTCATTGTGGCGGGGTGCGCGGCCGGCCTGGTCAACGTCACGAACTTCATGGACGGTGCGAACGGCCTCGCCGCAGGACACGCCGTCGTGACGGGATCCTGGTTCGTCCTGGTCTCCGTGGCGCACCCGGTCCCCGGGCTGGGGCTGGTCCTGGTGACGGTGGCGGGTGCCGCCGCAGGTTTCCTGCCCTTCAACGTCCCCCGCGCACGACTCTTCCTCGGTGACTGTGGCTCCTACGCGCTCGGTGCGGCCTGGTCCTTTGCCGCGACGATGAGCCTGGCCTCCGCAGTCCCCGCATCGGTCTCGGTCGCGCCCTTGCTGGTGCTGGTGGCGGACACCGGCTTCACTCTGTTCATGCGTGTGCGTGCGGGGCAGCGGTGGTACGAGCCTCACAGGCTGCACGTCTACCAGCGTCTGGTCGCGCTGGGGTGGCCTCACTGGGCAGTGGCCGGCCTCGTGTCCGCGGTGGCGGCAGCCTGCTCGCTGCTCGCATGGGGTGCCCTCACGATGAACGTGCAGGCTCTGGGGTGGGTGGCCATGGCGTCGCTGCTGCTGGCGTACCTGCGCCTGCCGCTGTGGCTGGGCGGCGAGGACCCGTTCCGCCCCACCCCTGCGGGGGTGTCGCGGTGA
- a CDS encoding polysaccharide biosynthesis protein, whose protein sequence is MSTHRSSWPTTDIGGSRLHLPHGTIPTLDCAMWALAIILVVWLSHDGDGAPRGLGTVVAIGIVIALQVLGWLLFLRGRARFATMDEFPQILVTDIVIAATLVTVAAGFQPWMISVGTAMVCGAVALTLHLASRWAFQAVVAWTRRPTGRRSRRTIILGAGYGGTQAISLMQQDKEASFTPVAILDDDPAKRRLRVSGVRVLGPWSALAQVAKETRADLVLLAVPSARPEQVDAVVARAHDAGLEIRVMPSTEELVGRSPSHRPEAARIESSSVFRPLEIGDLLGRRAIDTDIDAIGAYLTGEHVLVTGAGGSIGSQLCRAIAQYEPARLIMVDRDESALHAVQLSLDGEAMLDSPDLILGDLRTPGFIDALFEENRPTIVFHAAALKHLTLTERFPEEAFLTNVAATRDLLVAAARHGVSRFINISTDKAADPGCVLGYSKRMAERLTATVGRSLGPESRFISVRFGNVLGSRGSALFTFASQLERGLPLTVTDPAMERFFMSVDEACQLVLQAGVLGRSGEVLILDMGEPHNIEEIARRFAALSGYPDVEVVYTRVRPGEKITESLFGVGEEDVRPSHPLISHALVPAVPMDALETIAQLRERTQWGQHGALVRRWMETAATA, encoded by the coding sequence ATGAGCACGCACCGCTCGTCCTGGCCGACGACCGACATCGGGGGCTCTCGCCTGCACCTGCCCCACGGGACGATCCCGACACTCGACTGCGCGATGTGGGCGCTGGCGATCATCCTGGTCGTGTGGCTCAGTCACGACGGCGACGGCGCGCCTCGTGGCCTGGGAACGGTGGTCGCGATTGGCATCGTTATCGCGCTGCAAGTGCTCGGGTGGCTGCTGTTCCTCAGGGGACGGGCCCGTTTCGCCACCATGGACGAGTTCCCCCAGATCCTGGTGACGGACATTGTCATCGCGGCGACTCTGGTGACGGTCGCGGCGGGCTTCCAGCCGTGGATGATCTCCGTGGGCACGGCCATGGTCTGCGGCGCGGTGGCGCTCACACTGCACCTGGCCTCTCGATGGGCCTTCCAGGCGGTCGTGGCGTGGACACGCCGCCCCACCGGGCGTCGCTCACGGCGCACGATCATCCTGGGGGCGGGATACGGCGGCACGCAGGCGATCAGCCTGATGCAGCAGGACAAGGAGGCCTCCTTCACCCCGGTCGCGATCCTGGACGACGATCCCGCCAAGCGTCGCCTGCGGGTCAGCGGCGTGCGCGTGCTGGGCCCGTGGTCAGCGCTGGCCCAGGTGGCCAAGGAGACGCGGGCGGACCTCGTCCTGCTGGCGGTACCGTCCGCACGGCCGGAGCAGGTGGACGCGGTCGTGGCGCGGGCCCACGACGCGGGCCTGGAGATCCGGGTCATGCCGTCGACTGAGGAGCTCGTGGGGCGCAGCCCCTCGCACCGGCCGGAGGCCGCGCGGATCGAGTCGTCGAGCGTCTTCCGCCCCCTGGAGATCGGGGACCTGCTCGGGCGTCGTGCGATCGACACGGATATCGACGCCATCGGTGCCTACCTCACCGGCGAGCACGTGCTCGTCACAGGTGCGGGCGGCTCGATCGGCTCGCAGCTGTGCCGTGCGATCGCCCAGTACGAGCCGGCGCGCCTCATCATGGTGGACCGCGATGAGTCCGCCCTCCACGCGGTCCAGTTGTCTCTCGACGGCGAGGCGATGCTCGACTCCCCGGACCTCATCCTCGGGGACTTGCGCACACCAGGCTTTATCGACGCGCTGTTCGAGGAGAACCGGCCGACGATCGTCTTCCATGCCGCGGCGCTCAAGCACCTGACCCTCACGGAGCGCTTTCCGGAGGAGGCCTTCCTCACCAACGTGGCGGCGACGCGGGACCTGCTGGTGGCGGCGGCCCGCCACGGGGTGAGCCGGTTCATCAACATCTCGACGGACAAGGCAGCCGACCCGGGGTGCGTGCTCGGATACTCCAAGAGGATGGCTGAGCGCCTGACGGCGACGGTTGGCCGGTCACTGGGGCCTGAGAGCCGGTTCATCTCGGTGCGCTTCGGCAACGTCCTGGGGTCGCGCGGTTCGGCCCTGTTCACCTTCGCCTCACAGCTGGAGCGGGGACTGCCTCTGACCGTCACAGACCCGGCGATGGAACGCTTCTTCATGAGCGTGGACGAGGCCTGCCAGCTGGTGCTTCAGGCGGGGGTCTTGGGACGCTCCGGAGAGGTCCTCATCCTGGACATGGGCGAGCCTCACAACATCGAGGAGATCGCCCGCCGCTTCGCCGCCCTGTCGGGGTATCCGGACGTCGAGGTCGTGTACACCCGTGTCCGTCCGGGCGAGAAGATCACCGAGAGCCTCTTCGGAGTGGGTGAGGAGGACGTGCGGCCCAGCCACCCCCTCATCTCCCACGCCCTGGTCCCCGCGGTCCCCATGGACGCGTTGGAGACGATCGCGCAGCTGCGTGAGCGCACGCAGTGGGGACAGCACGGCGCCCTGGTGCGCCGGTGGATGGAGACGGCGGCGACGGCATGA
- the wecB gene encoding non-hydrolyzing UDP-N-acetylglucosamine 2-epimerase, with the protein MVVYGTRPEAIKLAPVIQGLREHSGLKATLVSTGQHREMLEQVNTIFGLTPDYDIDVFEAGQNLNSLSAKIFARLDPVLQEVRPDAVLVQGDTTTVAAAALAAFYRQVPVVHLEAGLRSGDMSSPFPEEANRKLTAPLAALHLAPTPRSRWNLVREGVDPDAVVVTGNTVIDALLSTREHDIAPSDPRLQALVAEGAPIILVTAHRRENWGEAMQDVGRALGRLAERYPDHVIVLPAHRNPRVREAVLPHVAHLSNVLVTEPLSYGEFTTVMAAARIVLTDSGGVQEEAPSLGKPVLVMRENTERPEAVEAGTVRLIGTQEDRVVSEVSALLDSPALYEAMAHAANPYGDGRATARAVAAIAELMGVGERLMDFRPRPQGAPDRLRSVSL; encoded by the coding sequence ATGGTCGTCTACGGCACACGGCCGGAAGCGATCAAGCTGGCGCCGGTGATCCAGGGACTGCGCGAGCACTCCGGCCTGAAGGCGACGCTGGTGTCCACGGGTCAGCACCGCGAGATGCTGGAGCAGGTCAACACGATCTTCGGTCTCACACCCGACTACGACATCGATGTCTTCGAGGCCGGGCAGAACCTCAACTCCCTGAGCGCAAAGATCTTCGCGCGCCTGGACCCAGTGCTTCAGGAGGTCCGCCCGGACGCGGTCCTCGTGCAGGGAGACACGACGACGGTGGCGGCCGCCGCCCTGGCAGCGTTCTACCGGCAGGTTCCCGTGGTGCACCTGGAGGCCGGGCTGCGCTCGGGGGACATGTCCTCACCGTTCCCTGAGGAGGCGAACCGGAAGCTCACAGCTCCACTCGCGGCCCTGCACCTGGCACCGACACCGCGCTCGCGCTGGAACCTCGTGCGCGAGGGGGTGGACCCCGATGCCGTGGTGGTGACGGGTAACACGGTGATCGATGCGCTGCTGAGCACTCGCGAGCACGACATCGCGCCCTCCGATCCCCGCCTGCAGGCCCTGGTGGCCGAGGGCGCCCCGATCATTCTGGTCACCGCCCACCGCCGTGAGAACTGGGGTGAGGCGATGCAGGACGTGGGTCGGGCGCTGGGTCGGCTGGCTGAGCGTTACCCGGACCACGTCATCGTGCTGCCTGCGCACCGCAACCCGCGGGTGCGTGAGGCCGTGCTGCCGCACGTCGCGCACCTGAGCAACGTCCTGGTCACCGAGCCGCTGTCCTACGGTGAGTTCACGACGGTGATGGCGGCCGCGCGCATCGTGCTGACGGACTCGGGAGGCGTGCAGGAGGAGGCCCCGAGCCTGGGCAAGCCGGTCCTCGTCATGCGTGAGAACACCGAGCGTCCCGAGGCGGTCGAGGCGGGAACGGTCCGCCTCATCGGCACGCAGGAGGACCGAGTCGTCTCTGAGGTCTCGGCGCTCCTGGACTCCCCCGCCCTGTACGAGGCGATGGCGCACGCGGCCAACCCGTACGGGGACGGGCGTGCCACAGCTCGCGCGGTCGCGGCCATCGCCGAGCTCATGGGCGTGGGTGAGCGGCTCATGGACTTCCGTCCCCGGCCGCAGGGCGCACCGGACCGACTGAGGTCGGTGTCGCTCTGA
- a CDS encoding DUF6270 domain-containing protein: MDDGARVVSVFGSCVSRDTVEVLRARGWTIGAHVARQSLLSASSTAPADVLDLSSLTSPFVKRVHTEDLAGERRSRLAAAANSTDVLLWDIVDERLGVLELEDGTVLTRTTEGLTAGLYDDLDDARLVAFGSDEHFEKWAAALPAWREELTELGLLDRTVLLQVAWALADEGGEQTPTSWGMGTLEANWFSQRYYEAAAAHTGVHVMRLPETLTVAGTHHKWGAAPFHYQDDAYDWFATQIDGFARERRIQTT, from the coding sequence ATGGACGATGGCGCCCGCGTCGTGTCGGTGTTCGGCTCCTGTGTCAGCCGGGACACCGTCGAGGTTCTCCGAGCCCGAGGGTGGACGATCGGGGCCCACGTCGCCCGGCAGTCGCTGCTGTCCGCGAGCTCCACGGCCCCTGCGGATGTCCTGGACCTGAGCAGCCTGACCTCGCCCTTCGTCAAGCGCGTACACACGGAGGACCTGGCCGGGGAGCGCCGGTCCCGCCTGGCGGCCGCGGCGAACAGTACGGACGTGCTCCTGTGGGACATCGTCGACGAGCGCCTGGGCGTGCTCGAGCTGGAGGACGGCACCGTGCTCACCCGCACGACGGAGGGGCTGACCGCAGGCCTGTACGACGACCTGGACGATGCACGGCTTGTCGCGTTCGGCTCGGACGAGCACTTCGAGAAATGGGCGGCTGCCCTGCCCGCGTGGCGCGAGGAGCTCACGGAGCTCGGGCTACTTGACCGTACTGTCCTGCTGCAGGTGGCCTGGGCGCTGGCGGACGAGGGCGGCGAGCAGACCCCGACGTCGTGGGGCATGGGGACGCTGGAGGCCAACTGGTTCTCGCAGCGCTACTACGAGGCCGCTGCGGCGCACACCGGCGTGCACGTCATGCGTCTGCCCGAAACGCTGACGGTGGCGGGCACGCACCACAAGTGGGGTGCGGCTCCCTTCCACTACCAGGATGACGCCTACGACTGGTTCGCCACCCAGATCGATGGTTTCGCGCGGGAGCGTCGCATTCAGACCACGTAA
- a CDS encoding polysaccharide deacetylase family protein, which produces MRRRDFMLMLAAGTAAATGACTSPGQSGAAPATTEASVPTASPTPTPSPTASPTPSPTPTRDPLFLQDGPPPLPGPQPLDGSVLTGLPEAVGNTVALTIDDGVSTEVVDAYLDFAIASGVRLTFFVTGSYPSWTDCRDKMLPLVESGQVQLGNHTWTHPGLTSLSEAGIIEELSQCEALLNNQYGVTGAPFIRPPYGYRDDWTDSVCAKLGYTVPTMWYGSFGDSGLLTEDVLLGEAQKWLLAQHIVIGHANFPTITHLYGQIIEILRERTLLTATLDDVYFGPGHDRHV; this is translated from the coding sequence GTGCGACGTCGAGACTTCATGCTCATGCTGGCCGCAGGCACCGCGGCCGCCACCGGTGCCTGCACCTCCCCCGGCCAGAGCGGGGCGGCCCCGGCCACCACCGAGGCGTCCGTTCCGACGGCGTCTCCCACTCCGACGCCCAGCCCCACCGCCAGCCCAACCCCGTCGCCCACCCCCACGCGAGACCCGCTGTTCCTCCAGGACGGTCCTCCCCCGCTGCCGGGCCCGCAGCCGCTCGACGGCAGCGTCCTCACCGGTCTGCCGGAGGCGGTGGGCAACACGGTGGCCTTGACCATCGACGACGGCGTCTCGACCGAGGTCGTCGACGCCTACCTCGACTTCGCCATCGCCTCGGGCGTGCGCCTGACCTTCTTCGTCACGGGCTCCTACCCGTCCTGGACGGACTGCCGCGACAAGATGCTCCCGCTCGTTGAGTCCGGGCAGGTCCAGCTCGGCAACCACACGTGGACGCACCCCGGGCTCACGAGCCTGTCCGAGGCGGGGATCATCGAGGAGCTGAGCCAGTGCGAGGCCCTGCTCAACAACCAGTACGGGGTGACGGGCGCCCCCTTCATCCGCCCGCCGTACGGATACCGCGACGACTGGACGGACTCCGTGTGCGCCAAGCTCGGCTACACCGTCCCGACGATGTGGTACGGGTCCTTCGGCGACTCGGGGCTGCTGACCGAGGACGTGCTCCTCGGCGAGGCCCAGAAATGGCTGCTGGCCCAGCACATCGTCATCGGCCACGCGAACTTCCCCACCATCACGCACCTGTACGGGCAGATCATCGAGATTCTTCGTGAGCGCACGCTGTTAACCGCGACGCTCGACGACGTCTACTTCGGTCCCGGGCACGACCGCCACGTGTGA
- the orn gene encoding oligoribonuclease: MTTTDPLVWIDCEMTGLDLGADALIEVAVVVTDYELKPLGEGIDVVIKPSAAALEQMNDFVRDMHTASGLLDELEQGLTMAEAQKVVLDHVRSLVPTAGTAQLAGNSIGTDKAFLARDMPGLIDYLHYRVVDVSSLKELAKRWYPRTYFQAPEKNGGHRALADILESIDELRYYRSVLFPAGEGPSTEECREVAAEILANPTTVLA; encoded by the coding sequence ATGACGACAACCGACCCCCTGGTGTGGATCGACTGCGAGATGACCGGACTCGACCTGGGCGCCGACGCGCTCATCGAGGTCGCCGTGGTGGTGACCGACTACGAGCTCAAGCCTCTCGGGGAGGGGATCGACGTCGTCATCAAGCCGTCGGCGGCGGCCCTGGAGCAGATGAACGACTTCGTGCGCGACATGCACACCGCCTCCGGCCTGCTGGACGAGCTGGAGCAGGGGCTGACGATGGCCGAGGCGCAGAAGGTCGTCCTCGACCACGTGCGCTCGCTCGTGCCCACGGCCGGTACCGCTCAGCTGGCCGGCAACTCCATCGGCACGGACAAGGCCTTCCTCGCCCGGGACATGCCCGGGCTCATCGACTACCTGCACTACCGCGTCGTCGACGTCTCCTCCCTCAAGGAGCTGGCCAAGCGCTGGTACCCGCGCACCTACTTCCAGGCCCCGGAGAAGAACGGCGGGCACCGCGCGCTCGCGGACATCCTCGAGTCCATCGACGAGCTGCGCTACTACCGCAGCGTGCTCTTCCCTGCCGGGGAGGGCCCGAGCACCGAGGAGTGCCGCGAGGTGGCCGCCGAGATTCTCGCCAACCCGACGACGGTGCTCGCCTGA